Proteins encoded by one window of Anopheles maculipalpis chromosome 2RL, idAnoMacuDA_375_x, whole genome shotgun sequence:
- the LOC126557530 gene encoding eukaryotic translation initiation factor 3 subunit D, translating into MSETISCTPEIATFEPPQLQCNEDSWGPCELPDAFKDIPYQPFSKSDRLGKISDWTGTAQTDKKFSNKYASQFGGGSQYAYFHEEDETTFHLVDSARIQKPPHQRGRFRGNMRNNRSGRGRGARGGVQVGGMTTLSKSASKLRDQRRGTTRKWGMRGPPPKIRDASVTVRPDWVTIEEMDFPRLAKLSLPSVKEGEDIMTCGTLEYYDKTYDRVNVKNERPLQSVDRIFHTVTTTDDPIIRQLSKTQGNVYATDAILATIMCCTRSNYSWDIVIDKIGGKLFMDKRDNTEFDLLTVNETASEPPQEDGSSLNSPRNLAIEATFINHNFSQQVLKSGEKEPKYKFDQPNPFIGDDEDGEVASVAYRYRKWDLNNGITLVARCEHDAVLKMPQGDTQFLTIKALNEWDSKIANAVEWRQKLDTQRGAILANELRNNSCKLAKWTVQALLAGSDQLKFGYVSRAHVRDSSKHVILGTQQFKPQEFANQINLSMDNAWGILRCIIDICMKQKDGKYLIMKDPNKPMVRLYDIPDNTFDSDGEGEEGDDGEAFQPMYGFSAAAPSSAAAAQSNTTATVADQSEKASA; encoded by the exons ATGAGCGAAACGATTAGCTGTACGCCGGAGATTGCGACGTTCGAGCCGCCGCAACTCCAATGCAACGAAGATAGCTGGG GTCCTTGTGAGCTACCAGATGCATTCAAGGACATTCCGTATCAACCGTTCAGCAAGAGCGATCGTTTAGGAAAGATCAGCGACTGGACGGGCACGGCCCAGACAGACAAGAAGTTTTCGA ATAAGTACGCATCTCAATTCGGTGGAGGCAGCCAGTATGCTTACTTCCACGAGGAAGATGAGACGACATTCCATCTGGTCGATAGTGCGAGGATCCAGAAGCCTCCGCACCAACGGGGCCGCTTCCGTGGCAACATGCGGAACAATCG cTCGGGTCGCGGTCGTGGTGCCCGTGGTGGTGTGCAGGTCGGTGGCATGACGACTCTCTCCAAGAGTGCGTCTAAGTTGCGAGACCAGCGACGTGGTACTACCCGCAAGTGGGGCATGCGTGGACCACCGCCCAAGATACGCGATGCCTCGGTTACGGTTCGTCCGGATTGGGTAACGATCGAGGAGATGGATTTCCCGCGGTTGGCCAAACTGTCGCTGCCGAGCGTGAAGGAAGGCGAAGACATTATGACTTGCGGCACGCTGGAGTACTACGACAAAACGTACGATCGTGTTAACGTGAAGAACGAGCGACCGCTGCAAAGTGTCGATCGTATCTTCCACACCGTCACGACGACGGACGATCCGATCATCCGTCAGCTGTCGAAAACGCAAGGAAATGTGTACGCGACTGATGCCATCTTGGCCACTATTATGTGTTGTACACGTTCGAACTATTCGTGGGATATTGTGATCGATAAAATTGGCGGCAAACTGTTTATGGACAAGCGCGATAACACCGAGTTCGATCTGCTGACTGTGAACGAAACGGCCAGCGAGCCCCCGCAGGAAGATGGCAGTTCGCTGAACTCGCCAAGAAACTTGGCCATCGAGGCTACGTTCATCAATCACAACTTCAGCCAGCAGGTGCTGAAGAGTGGCGAAAAGGAGCCGAAGTATAAGTTTGACCAACCGAACCCATTTATCGGGGACGATGAGGATGGCGAAGTGGCCAGCGTTGCCTACCGCTATCGCAAGTGGGATCTGAACAATGGTATTACGCTGGTGGCTCGGTGCGAACATGATGCGGTGCTGAAAATGCCACAGGGCGACACCCAATTCCTGACGATTAAGGCACTGAACGAGTGGGACTCGAAGATCGCGAATGCTGTCGAGTGGCGTCAGAAGCTGGACACGCAGCGTGGTGCCATCCTGGCGAACGAGCTGCGCAACAACTCGTGCAAGCTTGCTAAGTGGACGGTACAGGCCCTGTTGGCCGGCTCGGATCAGCTCAAGTTCGGTTATGTGTCCCGTGCGCACGTGCGCGACTCGTCCAAGCACGTGATTCTCGGTACGCAGCAGTTTAAACCGCAAGAGTTTGCTAACCAGATCAATCTGAGCATGGACAATGCGTGGGGCATTCTGCGGTGCATCATCGACATCTGCATGAAGCAGAAGGACGGCAAGTATCTGATCATGAAGGATCCGAACAAGCCGATGGTGCGGCTGTACGACATCCCGGACAATACGTTCGATTCGGATGGTGAGGGAGAGGAGGGTGATGATGGGGAAGCTTTCCAGCCGATGTACGGCTTTTCGGCTGCGGCACCTTCCAGTGCGGCCGCCGCACAATCCAACACGACCGCCACGGTAGCGGACCAGAGCGAAAAGGCGAGCGCTTAA
- the LOC126559195 gene encoding vacuolar protein sorting-associated protein 29, translated as MLVLVLGDLHIPHRCSSVPAKFKKLLVPGRIHHILCTGNLCSKESYDYLKTLANDVHIVRGDFDENTNYPEQKVVTVGQFRIGLSHGHQVVPWGDPEALALIQRQLDVDILISGHTHKFEAYEHENKFYINPGSATGSYNPLDTSVIPSFVLMDIQSTTVVTYVYQLVGDDVKVERIEYKKN; from the coding sequence ATGCTGGTGCTAGTGTTAGGCGACCTACACATTCCCCACCGGTGCAGCAGTGTTCCGGCCAAGTTTAAGAAGCTGCTGGTTCCGGGGCGTATTCATCACATCCTCTGCACAGGCAATCTATGCAGCAAGGAATCGTACGATTATCTAAAAACGCTCGCCAACGATGTGCACATTGTGCGTGGTGATTTCGACGAAAATACCAACTACCCGGAACAGAAGGTCGTTACGGTGGGACAGTTTCGGATCGGTCTTTCACATGGCCATCAGGTGGTGCCGTGGGGTGACCCGGAAGCGTTGGCACTCATTCAGCGACAGCTCGACGTGGATATACTGATATCGGGACACACGCATAAGTTCGAGGCGTACGAGCACGAGAACAAGTTTTATATCAATCCGGGCTCGGCAACCGGTTCCTACAACCCGCTCGACACGTCCGTCATCCCGTCCTTTGTGCTGATGGACATCCAGAGCACGACGGTCGTAACGTACGTTTACCAGCTGGTAGGAGACGACGTGAAGGTAGAACGGATTGAGTATAAGAAGAATTGA
- the LOC126558872 gene encoding AN1-type zinc finger protein 2A: MEFPNLGKHCSEEFCNKLDFLPMKCDACGAIFCSDHFSYKDHACPSAYKKDVQVPICPLCGDPVPTPRDVSPDVTVGAHIDRFCKSDRKKIYTNRCSYRNCKKKELIPVNCSVCRLNFCLKHRHTTDHDCQGSEAGQRNLVATAAIQRQTAKPVSSGGPFAAFRSSVSSSSSVVRTHNTTTNEHIAIVQGGMSEDEALARAIALSMQEEEQQQTQLRQSQQERNPSNTARRIAVGNGSGTGTTKDRCNLS, encoded by the exons ATGGAGTTCCCGAATTTGGGCAAACACTGCTCGGAGGAGTTTTGCAACAAGTTGGACTTTTTACCCATGAAATGCGACGCCTGTGGTGCCATATTTTG CTCCGATCACTTCAGCTACAAAGACCATGCGTGTCCTTCGGCCTATAAAAAAGACGTTCAAGTTCCTATCTGTCCACTGTGCGGTGATCCAGTTCCGACGCCTCGCGATGTATCGCCCGATGTGACCGTGGGTGCGCACATTGATCGATTCTGTAAATCGGATCGAAAGAAAATCTACACCAACCGCTGTTCGTATCGGAACTGCAAGAAAAAGGAACTCATCCCCGTCAACTGTAGTGTGTGTAGGTTGAATTTTTGCCTCAAGCACCGCCACACGACCGACCATGACTGTCAAGGATCGGAGGCAGGTCAAAGGAATCTCGTAGCAACGGCCGCCATTCAGCGACAAACCGCTAAACCAGTGTCATCCGGTGGTCCATTCGCAGCCTTTCGGTCAAgcgttagcagcagcagcagtgtggtCCGTACCCACAACACCACTACAAACGAACACATTGCCATCGTCCAAGGTGGAATGTCGGAGGATGAGGCCTTAGCCCGTGCAATTGCCTTATCCATGCAGGAAGAGGAACAGCAGCAGACTCAGTTGCGCCAAAGTCAGCAGGAACGTAATCCCTCCAATACCGCTCGCAGAATTGCCGTTGGCAATGGCAGCGGAACCGGTACCACCAAAGATCGGTGCAATCTATCGTGA
- the LOC126556854 gene encoding eukaryotic translation initiation factor 3 subunit A: MSRYVQRPENALKRANEFIDVGKKARALDTLQEVFRAKKWNYNWSESVIEPVMFKYLDLCVELKKSHIAKEGLFQYRNMFQLVNVGSLENVIRGYLKMAEERTEQAQQQSSQAILDIDDLDNLASPESILMSAVCGEDAQDRSDRTILLPWVKFLWESYCQCLELLKVNSHCETLYHDIARMAFQFCLKYNRKMEFRKLCEKLRKHLEDICKVSSQTANVSISKPETQQLNLETRLHQLDSAIQMELWLEAYKAIEDIHGLMALSKKTPLPKTMAMYYTKLAMVFWKAGNQLFHASALLKLFQLSRDMKKNVTAEEIQRMTTHVLIATLAIPLPSAHPEFDRFIETDKSPMEKAQRLAFLLGLQQSPSRALLLKELIRLNVLQLAAPQFRHLYHLLEVEFDPLNLCEQVQKIVDDIEADPNSVYGQYVQALKDVTLVRLVRQISQVYQTIEFPRLLELAKFADYHHLERILVDCVRHNDMQITIDHRNGCVHFGTDLSESQREDHPDGPTLQSMPSEQIRSQLVNMSVVLHRAIATINPDRKKAERERLRAQMVHQYEENADKEHQRILQRQKKIEDRKEYIERMNQEREEEELRQQEEQARMLKLAEQRRLEAENEERERKRHENELQMMKERNMKEKIEQIKQTATGQKLLKKLDEEEIRKLNTEEIAAREAEERLKERKAHDNNLKSQEKKIDYFERAKRLEEIPLIEKYLQDRSVQDKEFWEKQEAARIEAAIAERKNAEACQERLKRMLPDRDVYWQQLKNERGNQFAEKLKQFNLALEEERKRRLADRVVKRREERRMKWLKEKEEERRRIEEEIRKKKEEADRIERERRAEERRIADEKNRQLAEKQLAIAEEVERRRKEELEQKRAEEAEVRRDWRSGGGGGASAAAASEPKPEDSWRRGPAAAPANPAADEPKKNVWQGSGRYGPGPRERGAGETGAKDKWRSGPEDHEKEGGARDGGGMRRGGEMRRGQDDRGPIRRGGDDRGERDDRGPMRRGGAPPSSGGAPRRGDDRPGDRGFNRDRRDDRGPRGGDRDRDNTWRRGPAESNDENRRGPGPQRDEGRQDTWRNTRQEPAPKPKEERPQREPRPQENAPARNNAGPDEDGWTDVKHR; this comes from the exons ATGTCCCGCTACGTGCAACGTCCGGAAAACGCTCTGAAAAGAGCGAACG AATTTATCGATGTTGGCAAGAAGGCGCGTGCCCTGGACACGCTCCAGGAGGTGTTCCGGGCGAAGAAATGGAACTACAACTGGTCGGAGTCGGTCATCGAACCGGTCATGTTCAAGTATCTGGATCTGTGTGTGGAGCTGAAAAAGTCACACATCGCGAAGGAAGGTTTGTTCCAGTACCGGAACATGTTCCAGCTGGTGAACGTTGGCTCGCTGGAGAATGTGATCCGCGGCTACCTGAAGATGGCTGAAGAGCGCACGGAACAGGCGCAGCAACAGTCGTCCCAAGCCATCCTGGACATTGACGATCTGGACAACCTGGCCTCGCCCGAATCGATCCTGATGAGTGCGGTGTGCGGTGAGGACGCACAGGATCGTTCGGATCGTACGATCCTACTCCCTTGGGTAAAATTCCTGTGGGAAAGCTATTGCCAGTGTTTGGAGCTGCTGAAGGTGAATTCGCACTGCGAAACGCTGTACCACGACATTGCCCGGATGGCGTTCCAGTTCTGTCTGAAGTACAACCGGAAGATGGAGTTCCGCAAGCTGTGCGAGAAGCTACGCAAGCATCTGGAGGACATTTGCAAGGTTTCGTCGCAGACGGCGAACGTAAGCATCTCGAAGCCGGAAACGCAGCAGCTCAACCTCGAAACGCGTCTGCATCAGCTTGATTCCGCCATCCAGATGGAGCTTTGGCTGGAAGCTTACAAAGCCATCGAGGACATACACGGGCTGATGGCATTGTCGAAGAAGACACCGCTGCCGAAAACGATGGCAATGTACTATACGAAGTTGGCCATGGTATTCTGGAAGGCGGGCAATCAGCTGTTCCACGCATCGGCCCTGCTGAAACTGTTCCAGTTGTCGCGTGACATGAAGAAGAATGTGACGGCGGAGGAAATTCAGCGCATGACAACGCACGTGTTGATTGCAACGCTGGCCATTCCGTTGCCATCGGCACATCCGGAATTTGATCGGTTCATCGAAACGGACAAGAGTCCGATGGAGAAGGCACAGCGATTGGCGTTCCTGCTTGGTCTGCAACAATCGCCGTCGAGAGCTCTGTTGCTGAAGGAACTGATCCGGTTGAACGTTTTGCAGCTGGCAGCGCCCCAATTCCGTCACTTGTATCACCTGCTGGAGGTAGAGTTTGATCCATTGAATCTGTGTGAGCAGGTGCAGAAGATCGTGGATGACATTGAGGCTGATCCGAACTCGGTGTACGGACAGTACGTGCAAGCGCTGAAGGACGTTACCCTGGTGCGTTTGGTGCGTCAAATCTCGCAAGTATATCAGACGATCGAGTTTCCGCGCTTGCTCGAGTTGGCCAAGTTTGCCGACTACCATCACCTGGAGCGCATTTTGGTGGACTGTGTGCGTCACAACGATATGCAAATTACGATCGACCATCGCAATGGATGCGTACATTTTGGAACGGATTTGTCGGAGAGCCAGCGAGAAGATCATCCGGATGGCCCGACACTGCAATCTATGCCCTCGGAGCAGATCCGTTCGCAGCTGGTCAATATGTCGGTGGTACTGCATAGAGCCATCGCGACGATCAATCCGGATCGCAAGAAGGCCGAGCGGGAGCGATTGCGGGCTCAGATGGTGCATCAGTACGAGGAGAACGCGGACAAGGAACACCAGCGCATTCTGCAGCGTCAGAAGAAGATTGAAGACCGCAAGGAGTACATCGAGCGGATGAACCAGGAGCGCGAAGAGGAAGAATTGCGCCAGCAAGAAGAACAAGCGCGTATGCTGAAGTTGGCCGAACAGCGTCGTCTGGAAGCGGAGAATGAAGAGCGCGAACGCAAGCGACACGAGAACGAGCTGCAGATGATGAAGGAACGCAACATGAAGGAAAAGATCGAACAGATCAAGCAAACGGCAACCGGGCAGAAGCTGCTGAAGAAGCTGGACGAGGAAGAGATCCGCAAGCTGAACACGGAAGAGATTGCGGCACGCGAAGCGGAAGAGAGACTGAAGGAGCGTAAGGCGCACGACAATAACTTGAAATCGCAGGAAAAGAAGATCGACTACTTCGAGCGTGCCAAGCGGCTTGAGGAGATTCCGCTGATTGAGAAGTATCTGCAGGACCGTTCGGTGCAGGACAAAGAGTTCTGGGAGAAGCAGGAAGCGGCCCGCATTGAGGCAGCGATAGCGGAGCGCAAAAATGCGGAAGCTTGTCAGGAGCGGCTGAAGCGAATGTTGCCCGATCGCGACGTTTACTGGCAGCAACTGAAGAACGAGCGTGGCAATCAATTTGCCGAGAAGCTGAAGCAATTCAATCTGGCGCTGGAGGAAGAACGCAAACGTCGACTGGCCGATCGAGTTGTCAAACGTCGCGAGGAGCGCCGTATGAAGTGGCTGAAGGAGAAGGAAGAGGAACGGCGTCGTATTGAGGAGGAAATTcgcaaaaagaaggaagaggcAGATCGCATTGAACGCGAACGTCGGGCCGAGGAACGACGCATTGCGGACGAGAAGAACCGACAGCTCGCCGAGAAGCAGCTGGCCATTGCGGAAGAGGTGGAGCGTAGGAGGAAGGAAGAGTTGGAGCAGAAGCGGGCTGAGGAGGCGGAAGTTCGTCGCGACTGGcgtagcggtggtggtggtggagcttCTGCAGCTGCTGCAAGTGAGCCGAAACCGGAAGATAGCTGGCGTAGAGGACCAGCGGCGGCTCCTGCTAATCCTGCCGCCGATGAGCCGAAAAAGAATGTCTGGCAAGGATCGGGCCGATATGGACCTGGACCTCGTGAGCGTGGTGCTGGTGAAACGGGTGCTAAAGACAAATGGCGCTCGGGACCGGAAGATCACGAGAAGGAGGGTGGAGCGCGCGACGGCGGTGGTATGCGTCGGGGTGGAGAGATGCGCCGTGGACAGGATGATCGTGGACCCATCCGtcgtggtggtgatgatcgtGGTGAGCGTGACGATCGTGGACCAATGCGTCGTGGTGGTGCACCACCATCGTCTGGTGGAGCTCCGCGTCGTGGAGACGATCGTCCAGGCGATCGCGGCTTCAATCGCGATCGACGTGATGACCGTGGCCCACGTGGCGGTGACCGCGATCGCGACAACACTTGGCGTCGCGGTCCGGCCGAAAGCAATGATGAGAACCGACGTGGCCCGGGACCGCAGCGTGACGAAGGACGGCAGGACACTTGGCGCAACACACGACAGGAGCCTGCACCAAAGCCGAAAGAGGAACGACCACAGCGTGAACCTCGCCCGCaagaaaatg CTCCTGCACGTAACAACGCCGGCCCAGATGAGGATGGATGGACGGATGTTAAACACCGTTAA
- the LOC126557962 gene encoding uncharacterized protein LOC126557962: MARGGAITLLWINLICLISVAVCTPDAPKQNGERSGMQMAGETLLSEQLFAIIDLYKQEDPVGLPGATIPDPMPIPEIKQSFSFAKMHLRNVLAHGMSRFRIRYFHTELNSMSVTTQISIDEITVNGNYTMSTFFNRAEGPFTVLMRNVLTKANVSLAVERDGTLRTKDIELDIAFDDMAMDFQNLGFMGSIFQSVVNSASNLVYDTMKPFMLSEAYTKIRDEVDSRMLNITVENDFILPNSISPLDMAIGEARGIVRAKGFDPFLVPDYNNTAGIVGMQTMHTWISGCSNFYRYGDISITMQNNSATLGMHVATQRIVGSTQWEVSIGRGMLSHAGRAQFTVEHIRVEFQVEQPLDLRKQLKLKDIQLELGNIQVRCDGAGTLDYVIEAAVNILPNLLRYQIMDAIENPLRMRIQEKLDCINTEALVRKYVKQYEQNTINIDLQDFELCEAKFVV; encoded by the exons ATGGCAAGAGGAGGAGCAATCACCCTATTGTGGATCAATTTGATCTGTCTTATCAGTGTGGCTGTGTGCACCCCGGACG CGCCCAAGCAGAATGGTGAACGGTCCGGTATGCAGATGGCCGGAGAAACACTCCTCTCCGAGCAACTGTTTGCCATTATCGATCTGTACAAGCAAGAAGATCCGGTTGGACTACCAGGTGCCACCATTCCCGATCCGATGCCCATTCCAGAGATTAAGCaatcattctccttcgccaagATGCATCTGCGCAATGTACTGGCCCACGGGATGTCTCGTTTTCGCATCCGGTACTTTCACACCGAGCTGAACAGTATGTCCGTCACGACACAGATTTCGATCGATGAGATCACGGTCAATGGCAACTACACGATGAGCACGTTCTTTAACCGTGCCGAGGGTCCGTTTACGGTGCTGATGCGCAATGTGCTGACCAAGGCAAACGTTTCGCTCGCCGTCGAACGGGACGGTACGCTGCGTACCAAGGATATCGAGCTGGACATTGCGTTCGACGATATGGCGATGGACTTTCAGAACCTTGGCTTCATGGGCAGCATTTTCCAGAGTGTGGTCAACTCGGCGTCCAATTTGGTGTACGACACGATGAAGCCGTTCATGCTGTCCGAGGCGTACACGAAAATTCGCGACGAAGTCGACAGCCGGATGCTGAACATAACGGTCGAGAACGATTTTATTCTGCCCAATTCGATCTCGCCGCTTGATATGGCGATTGGTGAGGCGCGTGGTATCGTGCGTGCTAAAGGATTTGATCCGTTCCTCGTACCGGACTACAACAACACGGCTGGCATCGTTGGAATGCAGACGATGCACACGTGGATTAGTGGGTGTTCTAATTTCTACCGGTACGGTGACATCTCCATTACGATGCAAAACAACTCGGCGACGCTCGGGATGCATGTGGCAACTCAGCGAATCGTTGGCTCGACGCAATGGGAAGTGTCGATCGGTCGCGGTATGCTTTCCCATGCTGGACGAGCCCAGTTCACGGTAGAACATATACGCGTCGAGTTTCAGGTCGAGCAACCGTTGGATCTTCGCAAGCAGCTCAAGCTTAAAGACATTCAGCTCGAACTGGGTAACATCCAGGTGCGGTGTGATGGTGCAGGGACGTTGGACTACGTTATTGAGGCTGCAGTCAACATACTGCCGAATCTGTTGCGGTATCAAATTATGGATGCGATCGAAAATCCACTACGGATGCGCATACAGGAGAAGCTGGACTGTATCAATACGGAGGCGTTGGTGCGAAAGTACGTGAAGCAGTACGAGCAGAACACGATCAATATTGATCTGCAGGACTTTGAGCTTTGCGAAGCGAAGTTTGTAGTGTGA